In the Sinomonas cyclohexanicum genome, CGCCGGCGCCCTCGCGCTCGGTGCGCTGCTCGAGTCGCTTGCCCGACGCGGGCCGGACGTCGGCGTGCGGCGGCTCGTGCGCCTCACCGTGGGGACGGGGTTCTTGGGGGCGTTCACCACGTACTCGACGCTCGCCGTTGACGGCGCGCGCCTGTTCACGGGTGGCCGCACGGCCGACGGCGCGTGGTACCTCGCGCTGTCCCTGCTCGTCGGCGCGGCGGCCACCCTGCTCGGCATCGCGGGGGCGGCCTGGCTGCACCGCCAGGACCGGCGCGGGCTCGCGGCCGAGGCCCACGTCGCCGCGCACCCCCACGGCGGGCACCCGCACCCCGATTCTGAAGGTCACCTCCTGGGGGGCACATCACGTGACCCCCAGGAGGTGACTTCCAGGCGGGAAGGGGATGCGCCGTGACCCCCGCGGAGGCGCTCCTGCTGGGAGCGGCGGGCGGGGTCGGCGCCGTCGCGCGCTACGTGCTCGACACGGCGGTGAGCCGCCGGCTCAAGGGCCCCCTGCCGTTCGCGACGATCGGCATCAACGCCACGGGCTCGTTCCTGCTGGGCCTGATCGCGGGGGCGGTGATCGCCGGGGTCGCCGACCCCACGGTCCAGGCCGTCCTGGGCACCGGGTTCCTGGGTGGGTACACGACCTTCTCCACCGCGAGCTACCAGAGCGTGAGCCTCGCGCTGAGCGGTCGGTGGGCGGCCGCCGTCGTGAACGGGGTGGGGACGCTCGCGCTGTGCCTCGCCGCCGCGTTCGGGGGCCTCGCGCTCGGCGGCGCGCTCTGACGCGGGCCGCCGGGGGAGAGCGGCCTACTCGATCTCGCCGGTCACCACCATGACCGCGCGCCCGAGTGTGTGGAAGAAGATGTTGAAGCCGAGGTACGCGGGGGACGCGTCGGGGCCGACGCCGAGGTCCTCGACATCGAGGGCGTGGACCGTGATGAAGTACCGGTGCGGGCCGTGGCCGGAGGGCGGGGCGGCACCGACGAACTGGGCCGTGCCGCCGTCGTTCTTGAGCTGGAACGCACCCGCGGGGAGCTGGTCCCCGGCGGCGGTCCCGGCTCCCTCGGGCAGCTCGGACGCGGACGCGGGGATGTTCGCGACGGCCCAGTGCCAGAATCCCGATTGGGTGGGCGCGTCCGGGTCGAAGACCGTGACGGCGTAGCTCTTGGTGCCCTCGGGCGCACCGGACCACGACAGCTGCGGGGAGACGTCCTCGCCCCCGGGGACGTCGAATGCGCCGGAGTACTGGGGTGGCGGCCACGCGCCGCCATCCGTGACCGTGGTGCTCGTGACGGTGAAGCTGGCCGTGGGCGGGATGCGGTCAAAGGGGTCGTTGCCACTCATGGACCGATCCTAGGCCGCGAAATGGTGGGTTGTGCAGGGTCGAAGGCGGCTCGACCCTGCACAACCCACCATTTGCGGGACGGTGGCCGGGTACCTAGCCGCGCCGCAGGGCCCGGAGCACCATGACCGCTGCGGCGACCATGAGCGCGGCCCCGATCGCGGACGTGTACACGACGCCGGAGTCGAAGGCCCGGTGCGCTGAGTCAAGGAGCGTCGAGGCGGCGTCGGCGGGGAGGGACCGCGCAGCCTCCACCGCGCCCGCGAGCGTCTCGCGCGCCCGCGCCGCCTCTGCGGCCGTCAGCTCTGCGGGGACCTGGACCCCGGCGCGGAACGCAGCCCCGAGCACGCTCCCGAGGACTGCGGTGCCGAGGACCGCGCCGAGCTCGTAGGCGGTCTCCGAGATGGCGGAGGCCGCACCGGCCTTCGCGGGCGGGACGGCGCCGAGGATGAGGTCATTGGAGAGGGTCTCAGCGAGGCCGACGCCCGCGCCCGTCACGGCGAAGCCGGTGAGGATGGCCGCGAGGGAGCCGTCCCGCCCGAACGCGAGCACCACGGCATACCCGGCAGCGTTGAGCAGCAGGCCCGCGACGATGACGGACCCGGCCGAGAATCGCGCGGCGAGCCGCACCGCCGCGAGGCCCGCGACGATCGAGAGGGCCGTCCCGGGCAGCATGAGTAGGCCGGCCTCGAGCGGTTCCTTCCCGGCCACGAGCTGGAGGTGCTGTGCAAGGAAGTACATGAATCCCACGAGCGAGAAGATGCTCAGCAGGTTCGCGGCCAGGCCCGCGCTGAACGCCGGGCGTGCGAACAGCCGCACGTCGAGCATCGGCGGCACGCCGCGCCGGGCCCGGCCCAGCTGGCGCCTGACGAATGCTGTGCCGAGCCCCAGCCCGGCGAGGATCGCCCCGGCGGCGACTGGGCCGGCGTCGTGCGCGAGCTCCTTGATCCCCCATACGAGCGCGACGGCGGCGCCCACCACGAGCGCGATCCCCGCCGGGTCGACGGGCGACGGCGCGGGGTCGCGGGAGTCGGGCACGAGGACCGGGGCGAGGAGCAGCGCGGGGACGAGCATGGGCACGGCGACAAGGAACACGGAGCCCCACGCGTAGCGCGCAAGGCGCCGCCCACGAGCGGCCCGAGGGCCGCGCCGCCGGAGAACACGGCGGCCCAGACCGCGACGGCGAGGCGCCGCTCGCGCGCGTCCGTGAAGATGTTGCGGATCAGGGACAGCGTGGCGGGCATGATCATCGAGCCGAACACGCCGATGAGCGCGCGGGCCGCGATGAGCTGGCCCGGGGTGGCGGCGAACGCCGCGGCGGCGGAGACGAGCGCGAAGCCCGTGGCGCCGATGAGCAGGACGCGGCGCCGGCCGATCCTGTCCCCGATCGACCCCATCGGGACCAGAAGGCCCGCCAGGACGAGCGAGTAGACGTCCACGATCCACAGCATCTCGGTGGAGGTGGGCTGCAGCGCGAGCGAGATGGCGGGCACGGCGAAGCTCAGCACCGTGTTGTCCACGGCGATGAGCAGCACGGGGAACATGAGTGCCGTCAGCGCGAGCCAGCGGCGGGTCTTCGAGATGGTCGTGGTCCGTGGTGATGCCTGGACCTGGGCGGCCTGGTTCATCGGGGGCTCCTTGAGGCGGGAATGCCATAACTGTACCGTCTGGACGGTATTGGTACAACACGGTCCAGGCGGTACTGTGTCCCTATGCCAAGACCCCCCAAGGCTCGCGCGGCGATCCTGGACGCCTACCGCGATCTCCTCGTCTCCGACGGCGAGCGGGCGGCGACCATGGACGCCGTCGCCGCGGCCGCCGGCGTGTCCAAGGGCGGGCTGCTGTACCACTTCAAGAGCAAGGACGCGCTCGCGGACGGGCTGCTCGAGTGGCTCCGCGAGGCCGCCGCGGAGGACCGGGCGCGCATGGCCGCCGCCGAGGAGGGGCCGTCGCGCTACTTCGTGCGCACGTCGGTGAGCACGGGATCGGACATGGACCTGCTCTTCGTCGCGGCCGTACGGCTCGCGCAGGCCGGCTCCGCCGCGGCCCTGGCCGCTCTCGAGGAGCTCGACGCGGCCTGGCTCGACATCATCCGGCGCGAGGTCCCGGACCCGGCCGCGTCCGCCGCGATCATGCTCATCGGGGAGGGGCTCTACCACTATTCGTCGCTCGCCGGCACGTGGCCGGAGGCGGCGTTCGGGACGGGGGTGGACGGGCTGCTCGGCGTCGTGGACAGGCTGCGGGACGCGTAGGACGCCGCGCACGACGGCGCGTGCTCGCCGAGGCGGCGCCGAGCGGTCGGGGGCGATCCCGTGCCGCTCCCATCCACAGTGCATTTAATGCATCGTTATATTGAATCTCTAGCTTGGTACAATTTGCGGCATGGCCAAGAAGACCGACGCCGAGACCCTCTCGAAGCACCTCCACGATGCGCTGCGCCGTGACATCCTGGCCGGGCGCTGGAGCCCGGGAGCGAAGCTGCAGCTCACCGCCCTGTCGCAGCACTACGAGACAAGCAGCACCGTGGTTCGCGAGGCGCTCACGCGGCTCGTGGGGGACCGGCTCGTGCAGCTGCGCCCGAACCGCGGATTCTTCGTCCCCGAACTCTCGCTGTCCGAGCTCGAGGACATCACCGAGATGCGCTGCGTCAACGAGGAGCTTGCGGCGCGGCTCGCGATCGAGCGCGGCACCCTGGACTGGGAGTCCGAGCTCATCGCCGCCCACCACACCCTCGCGCGGACCCAGCGCCGCGACACCGTAGACCCGGACATCCACACCGAGGCCTGGAACGAGGCGCATCAGGCGTTCCACGCGAAGCTCGTCGAGGCGTGCGGGGTCCCGGTGCTGATCGACCTCACGTCGGTGCTCTCCGACCTCAGCCAACTCTACGGCCGCTGGGCAGGCGTCGCCACGCGCAACGCGGACCGCGATGTCGAGCAGGAGCACCGCGACATCCTCGCGGCCGCCCTGGCCCGGGATCCGCGACTCACGGCCGCGCTCCTGCGCGCGCACTACCAGACCACCATGGCGGCGATCCGCAGCGCGGGGGAGGTCGGCCTCAGGGTCGGTTAGGTCCCGGCAGCAGCTATTTTGCACTATCACTGGATAATGCAAAATCTTTGGGATAGTGTGTTCCTCAGAACGCCGATGACGGCCGAGCGAAGGAGCGCGCATGTCCTGGGGACTGATCAGCGAGATGGGCCACGTGGCCATCCAGACCACGGCCCTGGCCGCATCGGTGGCCGACGCCACTGAGCTGCTGGGCCTCAGGGTCACCGAGCGCACCTCTGACGGCAGCGTCTACCTGGCCGCGAACGCCGTGCACCACGAGCTCGTCTACGTCGAGTCGAGCCGCAACGGCATCCACGCCCTGGGCCTGATCGCCCGCAACGGCGACGCCCTCGCCGAGGTCCGCCGCCGGGTCGAGGCCGAGAACCTGCCGGTCCTCTCCGAGCGCCCGATCAGCGCCGGCGTCGCGGACGGCTTCGCGTTCGTGGGCCCCGAGGGCTGGATCTTCGAGGTCTACACCGGCATGCAGAAGTCGGATCCGGGCGCGCTCTCGTTCGGGCCCGACCGCTACGGGCACATCAACTTCCACCCGCAGGACGTCACGGGGATGATGAAGTTCCTCTCGCGCGTGTTCGACTTCCGCCTCTCCGACGTGATCGGGGACGACTTCGCGTACTTCATGCGGTGCAACCCTGACCACCACGGGATCGCGCTCATCAAGGGCCGCGGCACCTTCCACCACCACGCGTGGCACACCCAGTCGGTCGGGGACCTCGCGAAGCTCGGCGACCGCCTCAACCGCAAGGGCCGCGAGCTCATCTGGGGCCCGGTCCGCCACGGCGCGGGCCACAACATCGCCGCGTACTACGTCGAGTCCTCGGGCGCCGTCGTCGAGCTCTACACGGACCTCGAGCAGATCTACGACAACGACCGAGAGCCCGTCATCTGGGGCCAGGACGACAACTGGTACAACATGTGGTCCGACCGGCGCCCCGACGACTTCCGCACGTTCGGGATCCCGCCGGTCGACCACCGCTTCTGACCGCGCGCTTCTGACCCGCGCTCCCGGCCGCACACGCACGACGGCGCCGCCGCACCGCCCGCTGACACGTCCCGCCCGCTGATGCGCACAGCTCACTGACACTCACCTCCCACGAAAGGCTTCCCATGAACTACGTCTCCTTCACGACCCCCGACGGCGCCGCGACCTGGGGCGTTGCCCTCGACGGCCGCGTCCACGACCTCGGCCCGACCGGCGCGAACGTCGCCGAGACCCTCAAGGACCTCGTCGCGGACGGCCGCTTCGGCACGCTCGCCGAGGAGCAGGTACGCGAGGCCCCGGCGTTCGACGAGGCCGACGTCGCCCTCCTGCCGCCGATCACCGAGCCCGGCAAGGTCCTGTGCATCGGCGTGAACTACGTGAGCCACCAGCAGGAGACCGGCAGGACGAACCAGAAGGCCCCGACGGTCTTCATCCGCTTCGCCGACTCCCAGATGGGCCACAACGCCCCGGCGCTCATGCCCACCTCGACCACCCAGTATGACTACGAGGGCGAGATGGCCCTCGTCATCGCCAAGGACGCCTATCGCGTCAGCGCCGACGACGCGTGGGGCTACGTGGCCGGGTACGCCGCCTACAACGACTTCTCGGTGCGAGACTGGCAGCTCGCCGCGACCCAGTGGACCCCGGGCAAGAATTTCCCGGGGACGGGCGCGTTCGGCCCCTACCTCGTCCCCGCAGCGGACCTCGGAAGCGTCGACGAGCTCAAGCTCGAGACCCGCGTCAACGGCGAGGTCCGCCAGAGCGCGTCAGTCGCGGACCTGTACTTCTCGATCCCGCAGATCATCGAGTACCTCACCGCATGGACCAAGCTCTCCGCGGGGGACGTTGTCGTCACGGGGACACCGGGCGGTGTGGGCCTGTTCATGGAGCCCAAGGGCTTCCTGTCTCCCGGTGACGTCGTCGAGGTCGAGATCACCCGCCTCGGCACGCTCACCAACACCGTGGCCCTGGACGCCTGAGTGCCATGAGCGAGCCAGCCACCCCGGGACGCGCCGAGGAGCGCGTGGAAGCCGACGTCGTCGTGCTAGGCGCCGGCCCCACCGGGCTCACCGCCGCGTGCCTCATGGCCGACGCCGGACTGACCGTCGCGGTCGTCGAGCAGCACCCCGGCACCGGCGACGAGCCCCGCGCCATCAGCGTCACGGACGAGTCGCTGCGCATCATGCAGCAGCTCGGCGTCCTGCGCGAGCTGGCCTCCGAGACGCTCCTGGACACGGGCGCGCGCTACACGGGTCGACGCGGGCAGGTGCTCGCCGAGGTCCGGCCGCCGCGTCAGCGCCTCGGCCAGCCTGGCAAGAGCCAGTTCGACCAGCCCGTCATGGAGGGCCTCCTCTGGAAGGCCGCGGCCGCCCGCCCCGGGATCGTGATGCATTTCGGCACCGAGGCGACGGGCCTGGCGCAGTCCGCCAGCGGCGTCCAGCTCGAGGCCGTGCGTCGCGGGCCGCGCAGCGAGGGCTTCCGCGGAGACCTTGCCCAGGACGCCGCGTTCGCCGCGGAGTCCGCCGCCGGGGGAGGTGACGTGGTCCACGTGGGCGGCGGCGCGCCGTCGTCGGAGGGGACCGCTGCGGACGACGCCGCGTCCTCGCCCACGGCGGTGACGTTCCGGGCACAGTGGCTCGTCGCCTGCGACGGCGGGCGCAGCTTCGCACGGAAGGCGCTCGGGATCGGGCTCGAGGGGTCGACCCAGGTCGAGAAGTGGATCGTCGTCGACCTGCTCGACGCGGGCGAGGGCGAGCCGTACGCATCGTTCCACTGCAACGGTCGGCGGCCGGTTGTCGTCGTGCCCGGCGTCCACGGGCGGCGCCGGTACGAGTTCATGCTGCACCCGGGCGAGGACGAGGCCGCCATGCTCTCGGCCGAGTCGATCCGCGCACTCGTGGGAGAGCACCAGGACGTCGGCCGGCTCCGGGTGCGGCGCGCGGCCGTGTACACGGCGCAGCAGCGGCTCGCGGCACGGTGGCGCGACGGGCGCGTGCTCCTCGCGGGCGACGCCGCGCACCTCATGCCGCCGTTCGCCGGCCAGGGCCTCAACGCCGGGCTCCGCGACGCCGCCGCGGCCGCGTGGCGCGTGGCCGAGGCCGTGCACGGGCGCGCGGGGGAGGCGCTGCTCGACTCCTACGAGAGCGAGCGCAAGCCCCACGCGGGAGAGATGGTGCGGCTGTCGAAGCGGATTGGGTCGATCGTCATGAGCACCAACCCGCTCGTGTGCGCGGTACGCGACGCGGTGATCCCCGCGCTCGGGATCGTGCCGAGCGTCAAGACCTGGCTCACGACGATGAAGTTCCTGCGGCAGCCGCGGTACCACGAGGGGCTCGGGGTCCCCGTGGCGCCGGCGGTTCCGGCGCCTGCCGCGGACCTGCTCGGGCGGGCGCTGCCGCAGCCGGACGTGGTGCCGGCGGAGGGCGGCGCGGTCGTGAAACTCGACTCCGTGCTCGGGCGGGGCTTCGCGTGGATCGCCGTGACCGGGCCGGGGCAGCTGTCAGTGACGCGCCCGGGGCAGGCGCCTGTCGCGGTGCGCACGGTGGCCGGCGCAGTTGACGCCGCTGTGCTCGACGCCGCCGGCGGCCACGAGCTCCTCATCCGGCCCGACCGGTATATCGCCGCCGTCGTGGCGCCCGGTGGACGCGCGGGCGTCTATGGGGCGCTCGCGGACGCGCTGCCAGGGATGGCGGAGCACTTCGCCGTGGCCGCGGCGGCAGTGCGGTAGCCGGGCGCAGGCAGCGGAGCGCGCGACGGCGGGCGGCCGCCGTCGCGCGCGGTGTCGTCAGGCGAGCCGGACGGTCACCGTCTTCAGCTCCGTGTACGCCTCGATGCCCTCGCGGCCGTTCTCCCGGCCCCAGCCGGACATCCTGAATCCGCCGAACGGCAGGCTCGCGTCCATGCCCGCGGGGGTGTTGACGCGGACGTTCCCGGCCTTGACGCGCTCGGCGAAGAGCAGCGCCCGGCTCAGGTCCCGGGTCCACACGATCGAGTTGAGCCCATAGTCGGAGTCGTTGGCGCGGGCCACGACGTCCTCGATCGTGTCCTCGTCGGAGAACGTCTGCACCACGAGGACCGGGCCGAAGATCTCCTCGCGCACCACGGAGAGGGATGGCGAGTCGGTGCGGAGCACGGTCGGGCGCACAAAGAAGCCCGCGCCGTCGGCCGCGGCGCCGCCCGTGACGAGCTCGGCACCGTCCGCGAGCCCCTCGCGGACGTACCCGAGGACGCGCTCGCGCTGGGCCTCGGAGATGAGCGGACCGAGCTGGGTGCCTTCGGCAGTGCCGGCACCGATCCGCAGGCCCTCCGCGATCCGCGCGATCCCGGCCACGACGTCATCCGCGACCTTCTCGTGCACGTACAGTCGCGAACCCGCGGCGCACACCTGGCCCGCGTTGGCGAAGATGGCCTGCGCGGCGCCGGGAACCGCCTGGGCGAGGTCGGCGTCGTCGAAGATGACCACGGGGGACTTGCCGCCGAGCTCCAGGCTGATCCGCGTGAGGCTGTGCGAGACGGTGCGGAGCAGGTGCTGGCCCACGGCGGTCGAGCCGGTGAAGGAGATCTTGTCCACGAGCGGGTGCTCGGCCAGGGCCTGCCCGGCAACGGGCCCGAGGCCCTGGACCACGTTGAGCACGCCCGCCGGGATCCCCGCCTCCAGCGCGAGCTCGGCGAGCCGCACCGCCGTCAGCGGCGTGAGCTCGGCCGGCTTGAGCACGGCCGTGCAGCCCGCCGCGAGCGCCGGGGCCACCTTGGACAGCGCAAGCGTGAACGGCACGTTCCACGGCACGATCAGGCCGGCGACGCCGAGCGGCTGGCGCAGCGTGTAGGCGTGCCACGTGCCGGGCAGGGACACGTCGCGGGTCTCGCCGTTCAGCTTGGTGGCCCAGCCGGCCTGGTACCGGAGGATCTCGATGCCCTGGCGGATCTCGAAGTCCCGGGCGATCGCGAGCGGCTTGCCGCAGTTGAGCGACTCGAGGAGCGCGAGCTCGTCGAGGTTCTGCTCGAGCAGGTCCGCGAGGCGGTGCAGCCGCGCCGCGCGGGCGGCGGGCGCGAGGCGGGACCAGCGGCCGTCGTCGAACGCGGCGCGGGCCGCCCGTACCGCGCGGTCGACATCCTCGGCGGATGCGAGCGTCGTCTCTGCCAGTGCCTTGCCCGTCGAGGGGTCGACGACGGTGAAGTCGCCGCCCCTGCCGACCGTGAACTCGCCGTCGATGAACAGGCGCAGGGGCGCGTCGAGCAGCGCGGGGCGGGCGGTGTCAGTAGCGGTGGCAGTCATGGGACCTCTTCCTCGAGACATGTGACTCTTGCAACATCATCGTAGCGAAGATACATTGCTAATAGAGAAATACATTCTTAAGCGGATGATGCACATGGTCCGCAGAGAACCCGGGTTCCGCCCTTCCCAGCACCCGATGCGGCAACGCCGCCGAATCACGCAGGAGACACCACATGTTCACTCGACGCACGTTCCTGGCCCGCAGCGCGGCCGTCGTCGCCATCGCCGCCAGCGCGTCCCTCGGGCTCGCCGCGTGCGGCGGTGACGCCCAGTCCGCCGCGAGCGGTGGGACCACCAAGCTCAAGATCGCGGTCGCCCCGATCCAGTTCGAGACCGCTTACATCGCCCAGCAGCAGGGCTTCTTCGCCAAGCAGGGCCTCGACGTCGAGATCGTCCGCGGCGCCGACCCGGCCGCGCTCCTCGCGCAGGTGGTCTCGGGCGACGTCAACATCGCCATCGGTTCGTGGATCAACGTCGCGACCTCGGCCGCCAAGGGCGTGCCGGTCAAGGTGATCGGCGGCAACGGCATCGTCGACCCGAAGGCGGACAACTCGGGCGTCCTCGTCTCGAAGGGCTCGTCCGTCAAGAGCCTCAAGGACCTCGCGGGCAAGACCATCGGCGTCGTGGGCGTCAAGTCCGGCGGCGACATCCCCGTCCTCCAGGCCCTTGAAGCGGCCGGCGTCGACGTGAACTCGGTCAAGGAGGTCGCGATCCCGTACGCCGGCATGCAGGCCGCGCTCGAGCGGAACACGGTCGACGCCGTCGTCCCCGCCGATGCGTTCTACCACCAGATGATCTCGGCCGGCTACGCGAGCATCTCGAACCCGGTGCGCGAGTTCCAGGCCAACATGCCCGTGACGGTGTGGACCACAACCCAGCAGTGGCTCGCCCAGAATTCTGCGACCGCGAAGAAGTTCGACGACGCCATGACCGCGGCCGTCTCGTACTTCGATGACCCGGCCAACCTCGAGGCTGTGCGCAAGGTCAACGCGGACGTCAACCAGACGGACATCTCCAAGTCGCCCACGGCGCTCTTCAAGGCGGACGTGGCGTTCAACGTCAAGGAGGCCCAGGACGGCGTGGACGCCATGAACCACTTCGGCCTCCTGACGAAGGCCGTCTCGGTCAAGGACATCCTGTGGGACCAGGCCCCGCAGCGTGCCGCGGCAGGCAAGTGAGCCGACCATGACCCGCCTCTCGACCAACGGTGCGTGGCTGCTGGCCCAGCGCGTGCTCGCGATCGGCGTCCTGCTCGCGGTGTGGCAGGTGATCGTCGCCGCCGGCCTGGTGCCTTCGATGGTGCCCGGCGTCGGCGCCGTCGCGGCCGCGGCCGTGGCCTCGCTCGTGAACCCCGTGTTCTGGCAGGCCCTCGGCGGGACGCTCCTCGCGGCCCTCGCCGGGTGGCTCATCGCGACCGTGGCCGGGGTGGTGCTCGGCCTGCTCATCGGCTCGATCCGGTTCCTTGACCGCTCCACCTCGATCCTCATCGACTTCGGCCGCTCGTTCCCCGTCCTCGCGCTCATGCCAGTGGTCATCATGCTCCTGGGATCGAACACCCGCATGGAGATCGTGGTGGTCGCGCTCAGCGCGCTGTGGCCGATCCTCATCCAGACGACCTACGGCGCGCGGCGCCAGGAGGCCGCGGTCGCGGACACTGTCGCGGTGTTCCGGATCCCGCCACTCCTGCGATTCCGCCGCGTCCTGCTCCCCGGCGCGCTGCCGTTCATCGCGACCGGCGTGCGGATCTCCTCGGCCATCTCGATCCTCGTCGCCGTCGGCGTCGAGGTCATCTCCCAGGCCCCCGGCATCGGGCGCCAGATCACCCTCATGCAGCAGAACGCGAGCTGGGACCTCGCCTTCGCGTACCTGCTGTTCACGGGCTTCGTCGGGTGGACCCTCGCGGTGCTCCTGCACAAGGTCGAGGCCCGTGCGCTGACCTGGAAGAGGCAGATCGATGACTAGCACCACGCTCCGCGCCGCCGGTTCGCGTCCCGCGCGCACGACGCCGCGCCGCCCCCGCCGCTCCCGGCCCACCCTGGGCGGAGCGATCATCCAGGGCTCGTGGCTGATCGTGGTCGTCGCGGCCGC is a window encoding:
- a CDS encoding ABC transporter substrate-binding protein yields the protein MFTRRTFLARSAAVVAIAASASLGLAACGGDAQSAASGGTTKLKIAVAPIQFETAYIAQQQGFFAKQGLDVEIVRGADPAALLAQVVSGDVNIAIGSWINVATSAAKGVPVKVIGGNGIVDPKADNSGVLVSKGSSVKSLKDLAGKTIGVVGVKSGGDIPVLQALEAAGVDVNSVKEVAIPYAGMQAALERNTVDAVVPADAFYHQMISAGYASISNPVREFQANMPVTVWTTTQQWLAQNSATAKKFDDAMTAAVSYFDDPANLEAVRKVNADVNQTDISKSPTALFKADVAFNVKEAQDGVDAMNHFGLLTKAVSVKDILWDQAPQRAAAGK
- a CDS encoding YbhB/YbcL family Raf kinase inhibitor-like protein; protein product: MSGNDPFDRIPPTASFTVTSTTVTDGGAWPPPQYSGAFDVPGGEDVSPQLSWSGAPEGTKSYAVTVFDPDAPTQSGFWHWAVANIPASASELPEGAGTAAGDQLPAGAFQLKNDGGTAQFVGAAPPSGHGPHRYFITVHALDVEDLGVGPDASPAYLGFNIFFHTLGRAVMVVTGEIE
- a CDS encoding VOC family protein, translating into MSWGLISEMGHVAIQTTALAASVADATELLGLRVTERTSDGSVYLAANAVHHELVYVESSRNGIHALGLIARNGDALAEVRRRVEAENLPVLSERPISAGVADGFAFVGPEGWIFEVYTGMQKSDPGALSFGPDRYGHINFHPQDVTGMMKFLSRVFDFRLSDVIGDDFAYFMRCNPDHHGIALIKGRGTFHHHAWHTQSVGDLAKLGDRLNRKGRELIWGPVRHGAGHNIAAYYVESSGAVVELYTDLEQIYDNDREPVIWGQDDNWYNMWSDRRPDDFRTFGIPPVDHRF
- a CDS encoding fluoride efflux transporter FluC; translation: MTSDPHAAHRSQTPAGPAHDAAAAPPAAPAPSRLTGPSRLPAPGRFAHPFSPGVLALVFGGGVLGAMSRWALGVAIPAPDGWPLPTLLINLAGALALGALLESLARRGPDVGVRRLVRLTVGTGFLGAFTTYSTLAVDGARLFTGGRTADGAWYLALSLLVGAAATLLGIAGAAWLHRQDRRGLAAEAHVAAHPHGGHPHPDSEGHLLGGTSRDPQEVTSRREGDAP
- a CDS encoding FAD-dependent monooxygenase, which translates into the protein MSEPATPGRAEERVEADVVVLGAGPTGLTAACLMADAGLTVAVVEQHPGTGDEPRAISVTDESLRIMQQLGVLRELASETLLDTGARYTGRRGQVLAEVRPPRQRLGQPGKSQFDQPVMEGLLWKAAAARPGIVMHFGTEATGLAQSASGVQLEAVRRGPRSEGFRGDLAQDAAFAAESAAGGGDVVHVGGGAPSSEGTAADDAASSPTAVTFRAQWLVACDGGRSFARKALGIGLEGSTQVEKWIVVDLLDAGEGEPYASFHCNGRRPVVVVPGVHGRRRYEFMLHPGEDEAAMLSAESIRALVGEHQDVGRLRVRRAAVYTAQQRLAARWRDGRVLLAGDAAHLMPPFAGQGLNAGLRDAAAAAWRVAEAVHGRAGEALLDSYESERKPHAGEMVRLSKRIGSIVMSTNPLVCAVRDAVIPALGIVPSVKTWLTTMKFLRQPRYHEGLGVPVAPAVPAPAADLLGRALPQPDVVPAEGGAVVKLDSVLGRGFAWIAVTGPGQLSVTRPGQAPVAVRTVAGAVDAAVLDAAGGHELLIRPDRYIAAVVAPGGRAGVYGALADALPGMAEHFAVAAAAVR
- a CDS encoding fluoride efflux transporter FluC produces the protein MTPAEALLLGAAGGVGAVARYVLDTAVSRRLKGPLPFATIGINATGSFLLGLIAGAVIAGVADPTVQAVLGTGFLGGYTTFSTASYQSVSLALSGRWAAAVVNGVGTLALCLAAAFGGLALGGAL
- a CDS encoding fumarylacetoacetate hydrolase family protein, translating into MNYVSFTTPDGAATWGVALDGRVHDLGPTGANVAETLKDLVADGRFGTLAEEQVREAPAFDEADVALLPPITEPGKVLCIGVNYVSHQQETGRTNQKAPTVFIRFADSQMGHNAPALMPTSTTQYDYEGEMALVIAKDAYRVSADDAWGYVAGYAAYNDFSVRDWQLAATQWTPGKNFPGTGAFGPYLVPAADLGSVDELKLETRVNGEVRQSASVADLYFSIPQIIEYLTAWTKLSAGDVVVTGTPGGVGLFMEPKGFLSPGDVVEVEITRLGTLTNTVALDA
- a CDS encoding ABC transporter permease, with protein sequence MTRLSTNGAWLLAQRVLAIGVLLAVWQVIVAAGLVPSMVPGVGAVAAAAVASLVNPVFWQALGGTLLAALAGWLIATVAGVVLGLLIGSIRFLDRSTSILIDFGRSFPVLALMPVVIMLLGSNTRMEIVVVALSALWPILIQTTYGARRQEAAVADTVAVFRIPPLLRFRRVLLPGALPFIATGVRISSAISILVAVGVEVISQAPGIGRQITLMQQNASWDLAFAYLLFTGFVGWTLAVLLHKVEARALTWKRQIDD
- a CDS encoding GntR family transcriptional regulator; amino-acid sequence: MAKKTDAETLSKHLHDALRRDILAGRWSPGAKLQLTALSQHYETSSTVVREALTRLVGDRLVQLRPNRGFFVPELSLSELEDITEMRCVNEELAARLAIERGTLDWESELIAAHHTLARTQRRDTVDPDIHTEAWNEAHQAFHAKLVEACGVPVLIDLTSVLSDLSQLYGRWAGVATRNADRDVEQEHRDILAAALARDPRLTAALLRAHYQTTMAAIRSAGEVGLRVG
- a CDS encoding TetR/AcrR family transcriptional regulator, producing MPRPPKARAAILDAYRDLLVSDGERAATMDAVAAAAGVSKGGLLYHFKSKDALADGLLEWLREAAAEDRARMAAAEEGPSRYFVRTSVSTGSDMDLLFVAAVRLAQAGSAAALAALEELDAAWLDIIRREVPDPAASAAIMLIGEGLYHYSSLAGTWPEAAFGTGVDGLLGVVDRLRDA
- a CDS encoding aldehyde dehydrogenase family protein; protein product: MTATATDTARPALLDAPLRLFIDGEFTVGRGGDFTVVDPSTGKALAETTLASAEDVDRAVRAARAAFDDGRWSRLAPAARAARLHRLADLLEQNLDELALLESLNCGKPLAIARDFEIRQGIEILRYQAGWATKLNGETRDVSLPGTWHAYTLRQPLGVAGLIVPWNVPFTLALSKVAPALAAGCTAVLKPAELTPLTAVRLAELALEAGIPAGVLNVVQGLGPVAGQALAEHPLVDKISFTGSTAVGQHLLRTVSHSLTRISLELGGKSPVVIFDDADLAQAVPGAAQAIFANAGQVCAAGSRLYVHEKVADDVVAGIARIAEGLRIGAGTAEGTQLGPLISEAQRERVLGYVREGLADGAELVTGGAAADGAGFFVRPTVLRTDSPSLSVVREEIFGPVLVVQTFSDEDTIEDVVARANDSDYGLNSIVWTRDLSRALLFAERVKAGNVRVNTPAGMDASLPFGGFRMSGWGRENGREGIEAYTELKTVTVRLA